A DNA window from Mya arenaria isolate MELC-2E11 chromosome 17, ASM2691426v1 contains the following coding sequences:
- the LOC128223826 gene encoding uncharacterized protein LOC128223826 isoform X1 encodes MKHKYKYHMLYKDFEEQIREYDIATADITLQCKHFVTKINEHHSMPVESLIHDSKYRDTVRYDADTSSLVFSQQVLEKIMDDFKLSVTECLKCLLKHQTSLICYLQMELCTSSYNFQQRLQQELQYNNGLLGSLACKEEETVVTSDYTIGYVDIIENFNKEQHSELNKTSLCLDNTGEECAIWLFTPLIKKGQQITVSSEFIWFEDITFTSEWNKSSIHKTHVMRSKFPYPRYINEEGCDMAATIQSHPPAEGWPDEVMFKYTLAVTENGPIIRVFDVHAEKTLTAEFTYKLNIEFLKEPSSVAMQSPILAGLQPLSIKRRANHGIGSEPVFKEGRHPEHLRFVDSEGVSRCKAVFHKLIEKGQLLHHGQIFSATIPRASLDMGFTLWRSPLKDPRYINDPDDKCKCVASNFHTYYVQYDKVQQFDVLLIVGGTDIMFKIINRKTGREKVESVDF; translated from the exons ATGAAACATAAGTACAAGTATCACATGCTTTACAAAGATTTTGAGGAACAGATCAGAGAGTATGATATTGCCACTGCAGATATAACTTTgcaatgtaaacattttgtgACAAAGATAAACGAACATCACTCTATGCCAGTCGAAAGCCTTATTCATGATTCAAAATATAGAGACACTGTGAGATACGATGCTGACACGTCGTCACTAGTCTTCTCACAACAAGTGCTAGAAAAGATCATGGACGACTTCAAGCTCAGTGTGACTGAATGTCTGAAATGCTTACTTAAACATCAGACCAGCTTGATATGTTACTTACAAATGGAATTATGTACAAGTTCATATAACTTTCAGCAAAGACTACAGCAGGAGctgcaatataacaatggtctACTAGGTAGTTTAGCATGTAAAGAAGAAGAAACAGTAGTAACATCAGACTACACAATTGGCTATGTGGACATTATAGAGAATTTCAATAAAGAACAACACTCGGAACTGAATAAAACCTCCCTCTGCCTTGACAATACCGGTGAGGAATGCGCAATATGGCTATTTACACCTCTCATTAAAAAGGGGCAACAGATAACTGTTAGCAGTGAATTCATCTGGTTTGAAGACATTACCTTTACTTCTGAATGGAATAAAAGTTCCATCCATAAAACTCATGTAATGAGATCGAAATTTCCTTACCCCCGATACATTAATGAGGAAGGTTGTGACATGGCAGCCACAATTCAGTCCCACCCTCCTGCTGAAGGCTGGCCAGATGAAGTAATGTTCAAGTATACACTTGCCGTTACAGAGAATGGGCCAATAATAAGAGTTTTTGACGTACATGCTGAGAAAACACTAACAGCTGAATTCACATACAAGCTGAATATTGAATTTCTAAAAGAGCCCAGTTCAGTTGCTATGCAAAGCCCTATATTAGCAGGATTACAGCCTCTCAGCATTAAGAGAAGAGCAAACCATGGGATTGGGAGTGAACCAGTTTTCAAGGAGGGAAGGCACCCAGAACACCTCAGGTTCGTTGATAGTGAAGGTGTGAGCAGATGTAAAGCAGTATTCCACAAGTTGATAGAGAAGGGCCAGCTGCTGCACCATGGACAGATTTTCTCTGCTACAATTCCCCGTGCTAGTTTGGATATG GGCTTTACGCTATGGCGCTCCCCTCTGAAGGACCCCAGGTACATTAATGATCCAGATGACAAGTGCAAATGTGTGGCTTCAAATTTCCACACATATTATGTTCAATATGACAAGGTTCAACAGTTTGATGTACTGTTGATTGTTGGAGGCACtgatatcatgtttaaaattatcaacaGGAAGACTGGTAGGGAGAAGGTGGAGTCTGTGGACTTTTAA
- the LOC128223828 gene encoding uncharacterized protein LOC128223828 — translation MQSPILAGLHPHSIKRRANHTYGIWTEPVFQEGRHPEHLRFVDSEGVSRCKAVFHKLIEKGQLLHQGQIFSATIPFTSWIMDNTLCRSPLKDPRYITDPDNKCKVVDTIDPVSYHYFDCGNEMAKTCDVLLIVGDIDVMFKVINRKTGHESVEYVSF, via the exons ATGCAAAGCCCAATATTAGCAGGATTACACCCTCACAGCATAAAGAGAAGAGCAAACCATACATATGGGATCTGGACTGAACCAGTTTTCCAGGAGGGAAGGCACCCAGAACACCTCAGGTTCGTTGATAGTGAAGGTGTGAGCAGATGTAAAGCAGTATTCCACAAGTTGATAGAGAAGGGCCAGCTGCTGCACCAGGGACAGATTTTCTCTGCTACAATTCCCTTTACTAGTTGGATCATG GACAATACCCTATGCCGCTCCCCTCTGAAGGATCCCAGGTACATTACTGATCCAGATAACAAGTGCAAGGTTGTGGATACAATAGACCCAGTATCATATCATTACTTTGATTGTGGAAATGAAATGGCTAAAACGTGTGATGTTCTGTTGATTGTTGGAGACATTGACGTCATGTTTAAAGTGATTAACAGGAAAACTGGGCATGAGTCCGTGGAGTATGTGTCCTTTTAA
- the LOC128223826 gene encoding uncharacterized protein LOC128223826 isoform X2, which translates to MKHKYKYHMLYKDFEEQIREYDIATADITLQCKHFVTKINEHHSMPVESLIHDSKYRDTVRYDADTSSLVFSQQVLEKIMDDFKLSVTECLKCLLKHQTSLICYLQMELCTSSYNFQQRLQQELQYNNGLLGSLACKEEETVVTSDYTIGYVDIIENFNKEQHSELNKTSLCLDNTGEECAIWLFTPLIKKGQQITVSSEFIWFEDITFTSEWNKSSIHKTHVMRSKFPYPRYINEEGCDMAATIQSHPPAEGWPDEVMFKYTLAVTENGPIIRVFDVHAEKTLTAEFTYKLNIEFLKEPSSVAMQSPILAGLQPLSIKRRANHGIGSEPVFKEGRHPEHLRFVDSEGVSRCKAVFHKLIEKGQLLHHGQIFSATIPRASLDMVGLYAMALPSEGPQVH; encoded by the exons ATGAAACATAAGTACAAGTATCACATGCTTTACAAAGATTTTGAGGAACAGATCAGAGAGTATGATATTGCCACTGCAGATATAACTTTgcaatgtaaacattttgtgACAAAGATAAACGAACATCACTCTATGCCAGTCGAAAGCCTTATTCATGATTCAAAATATAGAGACACTGTGAGATACGATGCTGACACGTCGTCACTAGTCTTCTCACAACAAGTGCTAGAAAAGATCATGGACGACTTCAAGCTCAGTGTGACTGAATGTCTGAAATGCTTACTTAAACATCAGACCAGCTTGATATGTTACTTACAAATGGAATTATGTACAAGTTCATATAACTTTCAGCAAAGACTACAGCAGGAGctgcaatataacaatggtctACTAGGTAGTTTAGCATGTAAAGAAGAAGAAACAGTAGTAACATCAGACTACACAATTGGCTATGTGGACATTATAGAGAATTTCAATAAAGAACAACACTCGGAACTGAATAAAACCTCCCTCTGCCTTGACAATACCGGTGAGGAATGCGCAATATGGCTATTTACACCTCTCATTAAAAAGGGGCAACAGATAACTGTTAGCAGTGAATTCATCTGGTTTGAAGACATTACCTTTACTTCTGAATGGAATAAAAGTTCCATCCATAAAACTCATGTAATGAGATCGAAATTTCCTTACCCCCGATACATTAATGAGGAAGGTTGTGACATGGCAGCCACAATTCAGTCCCACCCTCCTGCTGAAGGCTGGCCAGATGAAGTAATGTTCAAGTATACACTTGCCGTTACAGAGAATGGGCCAATAATAAGAGTTTTTGACGTACATGCTGAGAAAACACTAACAGCTGAATTCACATACAAGCTGAATATTGAATTTCTAAAAGAGCCCAGTTCAGTTGCTATGCAAAGCCCTATATTAGCAGGATTACAGCCTCTCAGCATTAAGAGAAGAGCAAACCATGGGATTGGGAGTGAACCAGTTTTCAAGGAGGGAAGGCACCCAGAACACCTCAGGTTCGTTGATAGTGAAGGTGTGAGCAGATGTAAAGCAGTATTCCACAAGTTGATAGAGAAGGGCCAGCTGCTGCACCATGGACAGATTTTCTCTGCTACAATTCCCCGTGCTAGTTTGGATATGGTAG GGCTTTACGCTATGGCGCTCCCCTCTGAAGGACCCCAGGTACATTAA